Proteins encoded within one genomic window of Actinoplanes octamycinicus:
- a CDS encoding GOLPH3/VPS74 family protein, with protein MWRPGLDPTLVREQFYLLAHDETRQMRPHLHLPALSAGLAGATVMDLLIAQRVTVESGSLRPDWYQRASTGDPITDDVLALIMETAPGPALPALIRAASAGLYERTTAALVHKGVIVEGPPRRWRKGRDYAIAHEGIAVRARARVGYRMEGRDGPSPEADSLCTLVSALGLHAVLVRGTRSEVEPLLQRVVRDLPENAAGHPVGEAPAVAAAVLKVIQDMATSAMM; from the coding sequence ATGTGGCGTCCCGGACTCGACCCGACCCTCGTCCGTGAGCAGTTCTACCTGCTGGCTCACGACGAAACCCGGCAGATGCGGCCCCACCTGCATCTGCCGGCCCTGTCCGCCGGCCTGGCCGGCGCGACGGTGATGGACCTGCTGATCGCTCAGCGGGTGACGGTCGAGTCCGGGTCGCTGCGCCCGGACTGGTACCAGCGTGCCTCCACCGGCGACCCGATCACCGACGACGTCCTCGCCCTGATCATGGAGACCGCGCCCGGCCCGGCCCTGCCGGCCCTGATCCGCGCCGCCTCCGCCGGTCTCTACGAACGCACCACCGCCGCCCTGGTCCACAAGGGCGTGATCGTCGAGGGCCCGCCCCGCCGCTGGCGCAAGGGCCGCGACTACGCGATCGCCCACGAGGGCATCGCGGTCCGGGCCCGCGCCCGAGTCGGCTACCGCATGGAGGGCCGCGACGGCCCGTCCCCGGAAGCCGACAGCCTGTGCACCCTGGTCTCCGCCCTGGGCCTGCACGCGGTCCTGGTCCGCGGCACCCGCTCGGAGGTGGAGCCGCTGCTCCAGCGAGTCGTCCGAGACCTCCCGGAGAACGCCGCCGGCCACCCGGTCGGCGAAGCCCCAGCCGTCGCCGCGGCCGTCCTCAAGGTCATCCAAGACATGGCCACCTCCGCCATGATGTAG
- a CDS encoding CGNR zinc finger domain-containing protein, whose product MLFAPDTEEALEFAVVLANTAATASRSGRDELATVADLERLLRVNVFSGRIDRDETELREVREAREQIREIWTLGRDEAVDAVNRMLREAHALPYLTRHDGSDWHMHATEPDAPLAERIRVEAALALIDVIRMNETGRLRVCAADDCTGRFVDLSRNGSKRFCSVRCGNRMNMIAFRARKADS is encoded by the coding sequence TTGCTGTTTGCCCCTGACACGGAGGAGGCGCTGGAGTTCGCCGTGGTGCTGGCGAACACCGCCGCGACTGCCTCCCGCTCCGGCCGGGACGAGTTGGCCACCGTCGCTGACCTGGAGCGACTGCTGCGGGTCAACGTGTTCTCCGGCCGCATCGACCGGGACGAGACCGAGCTGCGCGAGGTGCGCGAGGCCCGCGAGCAGATCCGGGAGATCTGGACGCTCGGGCGTGACGAGGCGGTCGACGCGGTGAACCGGATGCTCCGGGAGGCGCACGCGCTGCCCTATCTGACCCGGCACGACGGGTCGGACTGGCACATGCACGCCACCGAGCCGGACGCGCCGCTGGCCGAGCGGATCCGGGTGGAGGCCGCGCTCGCCCTGATCGACGTGATCCGGATGAACGAGACCGGCCGGCTGCGGGTCTGCGCGGCTGACGACTGCACCGGCCGCTTCGTCGACCTGTCCCGCAACGGCTCCAAGCGCTTCTGCTCGGTCCGCTGCGGCAACCGGATGAACATGATCGCCTTCCGCGCCCGCAAGGCCGATTCCTGA
- a CDS encoding EamA family transporter, producing the protein MKLTPQSAGLVAAVVSAASFGTSGAFVKPLLEAGWSPAAAVTARAFSGGLLLLPFVLVALHGRWDTLWRARWRLLGMGLIAVAFTQLAYFAAIRRVPVSTALLIEYLAPLLLVLWAWATTRRPPRPAVLLGSLLAVGGLILVIGPGALRAVDVLGVALAFAAALGCAVYFLVAARPADGLPPVALAGVGLLLGGATLGLLGLAGRAAAGLGFANPVPMTATFGDVTLLGASTPWWVPLAVVAVFGTAIAYASGIFGSSRLGSRLASFVGLLEVIFASIFAWLVVGEHLTFLQITGGALILAGIATIPAEAPAVTIEPAREPEVPSVPTASQP; encoded by the coding sequence GTGAAGCTCACGCCGCAGTCCGCCGGGCTGGTCGCCGCGGTCGTCTCGGCCGCCTCGTTCGGCACGTCCGGGGCATTCGTCAAACCACTGCTGGAGGCCGGCTGGTCCCCCGCCGCCGCGGTCACCGCCCGGGCGTTCAGCGGCGGGCTCCTGCTGCTGCCGTTCGTGCTGGTCGCCCTGCACGGCCGCTGGGACACCCTGTGGCGAGCCCGCTGGCGGCTGCTCGGCATGGGCCTGATCGCCGTCGCCTTCACCCAGCTGGCCTACTTCGCCGCGATCCGCCGGGTGCCGGTCTCCACCGCCCTGCTGATCGAGTACCTGGCGCCGCTGCTCCTGGTCCTCTGGGCGTGGGCCACCACCCGGCGTCCGCCCCGCCCGGCCGTGCTGCTCGGCTCCCTGCTCGCCGTCGGCGGCCTGATCCTGGTGATCGGCCCGGGCGCGCTGCGCGCCGTCGACGTGCTCGGCGTCGCCCTGGCCTTCGCCGCCGCACTCGGCTGCGCCGTCTACTTCCTGGTCGCCGCCCGCCCCGCCGACGGCCTCCCGCCGGTCGCCCTGGCCGGCGTCGGCCTGCTGCTCGGCGGCGCCACCCTCGGCCTGCTCGGGCTGGCCGGCCGCGCCGCCGCCGGGCTCGGCTTCGCCAACCCGGTCCCGATGACCGCCACCTTCGGCGACGTCACGCTGCTCGGAGCGTCCACCCCGTGGTGGGTGCCGCTGGCCGTGGTCGCCGTCTTCGGCACCGCCATCGCGTACGCCTCGGGCATCTTCGGCTCCAGCCGCCTCGGCTCCCGGCTGGCCTCCTTCGTCGGCCTGCTGGAGGTCATCTTCGCGTCGATCTTCGCCTGGCTGGTCGTCGGCGAACACCTCACCTTCCTCCAGATCACCGGCGGCGCCCTGATCCTGGCCGGCATCGCCACCATCCCGGCCGAAGCCCCCGCGGTCACGATCGAACCCGCCCGCGAGCCGGAGGTCCCGTCGGTCCCCACCGCGTCCCAGCCCTGA